The Desulfococcus multivorans DNA window CTTTCACCGGGAGAAGGGCACGCTCTGCCAGGGATGCCACCACAACAGCCCCGTCTCGAAAAAGCCGCCCAAGTGCGCCACGTGCCATGGCAAGCCTTTTGATGAGCGAACGCCCATGAGGCCGGGGCTGATGGGAGCGTATCACCAGCAGTGCATGACCTGCCACGCGGAAATGAAGCTGGAAAAGCCTGCCGGATGTACCGGCTGCCACAAAGAGAAGAAGCAGTAACTATATCAATTTCCCTATCTCCGGTCGTCCGTCGGCCCGATTTGAAACGGGCCGACGGATCTCGACGGCGGGAGATACGTCAAACCGACTGAGGAACTGAATATGTCCGTATCCCGAAGAAGATTTCTAACATGGATGGGCGGTGCGAGCTTTGCTACAGCCGTTGGGCGAAAAGCTCATGCCGGAACGAACAAAGAGTTCAAAGGATACCCAGACAGCATGGGCGTGTTGCACGACACGACGCTGTGCGTCGGATGTCGACGCTGTGAGGAAGCCTGTAACAAGGTTAACGATCTCCCGGCGCCGGACGTATCCTTTCGGGACGAATCCGTTCTGAACCAGGAGCGAAGAACCACCGCCAAGGCCTATACCGTCGTCAACAAGTATGCGGATCCCGATCGCCCCGGAGGGGTGACCTTCCGTAAACTTCAATGCAATCACTGCAAGGAGCCTGCCTGCGCATCGGCATGCTTTGTCAAAGCGTTCAAGAAGACCCCCGAAGGTGCCGTGGTTTATGATGCTTCGGTCTGTGTCGGGTGCCGATACTGCATGGTGGCTTGCCCCTTCAATATCCCGGCCTACGAGTATGAAAAGGTTCTCGATCCCAGGGTGATGAAGTGCACCATGTGTCACCCGCGAATTCTCGAGGGTAAAATCCCCGGCTGTGTGGAGGTCTGCCCCGTTGAAGCGCTTACCTTTGGAAAACGTGAGGACCTTATCAGGATCGCCCGGGATCGCATTCGGAAATACCCGGAAAAATATGTCGATCACATCTATGGCGAATATGAGATGGGCGGTACCAACTGGTTGTACATTACCGGCACCCCATACGAAGAGATCGGGATGCGCGAGGATCTCGGCACCACGTCCGCGCCGGAGTTGACGGCGGGGGCTCTCGGGGCGGTGCCCATCGTCGTCGGTCTGTGGCCGGTGCTGTTGACCGGCATATGGGCCATGACCCAACGGAAAGAGAAGATTTCGGCGGAGGAGAAAAAAGAGGCCGTGGCGCAGGCGGTAGCCAAAACCGAGGCTGAGGCCGAAGAGGCCATGGCCGCGGCCATGGAGAAGGCAAGGAAGGATCAGGACGCCGCCGTCAAAAAGGAAGTGAAAAAGGCCCTTGAAGAGGCTAAAAAGGCCAAGGAGGAGGGTACGGACAAGAAGGAGGAGGATGTCTGATGTCTGAGCAAAACGTCGTCGCCAAAAAATCATTTTTTCCGACGGATCGATCCCTGTATACCCCCTTCAATGTAGTCTGCGGGGTGATCCTGCTGGTGGGGCTGCTTCTGACCGTGATGCGGTTCACCGGCGGGTTGGCCGCGGTGACCAACCTGGATGACAATTATCCCTGGGGGCTGTGGATCGGATTCGACCTGATGGCCGGCGTCGCGCTGGCAGCGGGCGGTTATACGACCTCGGCCGCGTGCTACATTTTCGGGATAAAGCGCTTCCATTCGGCGGTCCGTCCGGCCATTCTCACCGGTTTCCTGGGCTACGCCCTGGTCGTGGTGTCGCTGAATTACGATGTCGGCCGACCGTGGCGGCTGCCTTATCCGTTTGTCGTGCAGCGGGGCACCACCTCCCTTCTCTTCGAAGTGGCCGCGTGTGTGGCCCTCTACCTGACGGTGCTCTTCCTGGAATACTCCCCTGCCGCTTTGGAATGGCTGGGCTTCAAGAAACTGCGAAACACCCTGGTCAGGATCACCATGGTGTTGACCATTTTCGGCGTGGTGCTGTCCACCTTGCACCAGTCCTCCCTGGGTGCGCTTTTTCTGATTGCACCGTCCAAGCTGCATCCCTTCTGGTATTCCACCTATATTCCGGTCTATTTTTTCATATCCAGTATTATCGCCGGACTATCGATGGTGATTTTCGAGGGAACCCTGTCCCACAAATATTTCCATGACAAAATGGATGCGACTTACCGGTCGGAGCATGACGGTCTGGTGCTCGGCTTCGCTAAAGGAGCATCCTTCGTCATGGCCGGCTACGTCATCATCAAGATCATCGGCATCGCCGTCGAGAATCAGTGGCATCTGCTGGCGACGCCTTACGGGCTGTGGTTCCTTGTCGAACTGATCGGCTTCGTGGCCCTGCCCTGCTATCTGTATGCGGTGGGCGCCCGGGACAAGAACCTGAAGCTGATTCAGCGGACATCCATCATCGCCGTGCTGGGCATTATTCTTAACCGGCTCAACGTGTGTATCATCGCCTTCAACTGGTATCTGCCCTGGAGTCAGAAGTATATTCCCCACTGGGGGGAGGTCGGATTGACGATCTTCATGCTGACCGTCGGCGTCCTCGTCTTCAGGTTCATTGTCACGCGACAGCCGATTTTCTATGAACATCCCGAATACCAGGCACATCATGCTGAAGACCTCGATGTACACCACAAAGCACAACACTAAAGATAACGGACCTTGGAGGACCATGTTATGGACGGCATATTTTACACGCTTCAGGATTTCATGACCCATACCAAAGGGGTTACCTATATCATTATGGTGCTGGCTTTGATCAGCATCACCGCGTTCTGGCGTTTCCTAACCGACAGAGATGACGATTAACCGTCGGCACAAAAGGAGATTATAATATGGAGATGGATATATATAAATTGGTAACCGGACCGGTGGCGTGGTTGGCGTTCGGCATCTTTTTCATCGGGGTTATCGTCCGAGCCGCACTCTATATCAAGGGTCTGGACTGGCAGATGGATCGCGTCGCCTATACCGCTCACCGAAAGCACGGTATCAGGGGTGCCATAAGATCCATCGCGGCGTGGCTTGTTCCTTTCGGGACCCACAGCTGGCGGTTCTATCCCTTTTTCACCATCGTATTTTTCACATTCCACATCGGGTTGCTGGTGGTGCCGATTTTTCTTCAGGGTCATTCGATCCTCCTCAAAGAGCGGTTCGGCTTCGGCCTTCCGACCATATCCGATTTCAGCGCCGACATGCTCACTATCGGCGTGATGACGGCAGCGGTGTTCCTTGTGCTGCGGCGTCTGGCGCTTCCGGAGGTTCGTATCATTACGACCTGGTATGATTATCTGGTGCTTGCCATTGCCGTAGCGCCGTTTCTGACGGGTTTTCTGGCGGCACACCGGATCGGGAACTATAATTTCTGGTTGATATCACACATCATAACAGGCGAAATCATGCTGGTGGCGATTCCGTTCACCAAACTTTCCCACTTTGTCCTTTTCTTCATGAGCCGAATGCAGATCGGTATGGATTTCGGCATCAAACGCGGCGGCATGAAAAGCAAGGGGATGGCGTGGTAGTTCTGACGATACAGGGTGGATCGGACCGCGGGACCGGCTCCGCCTGCAACGGATAATAGAGATAACGAGGTATCCATCATGGCATTAGGCAAGCTCTGCAACAGAGAACCCGTCAATACCCTGGAGCAACTTCAAGAGCTCCTGAACGACAAGGGCGGCAAACAATATTATGAAGAAATGAGCGATCTTGACGTCGATCAGGCGCTCTTGTGGAATACCATCCAGAAAACCATCAAGGCCAAATCCAGGATCAAAACCTGGCTCGAGATCTGTGCCCACTGCGGCATGTGCGCCGACAGCTGTTTTCTCTATCTGGCCAACAACAAGGATCCCGAACAGGTGCCTTCCTACAAGATCCAGTCGACGCTGGGGGAGATCGTCAAACGGAAAGGCAAGGTCGACAACGCCTTCATGCAGAAGGTCATGGACACCGCATGGTCCAAATGCACCTGTTGCAACCGATGCGGCCTTTACTGTCCCTTCGGTATCGACATGGGCGTCATGTTCAGCTATCTCAGGGGATTGTGTTTCCAGCAGGGATTCATTCCCTGGGAGATGAAGATCGGTTCCGGAATGCATCGGGTCTTTCGTGCCCAGATGGATGTCACCACTGAGGACTGGGTTGAAACCTGCGAGTGGATGGCCGAGGAGTGGGAAGAGGATTGGCCCGGCCTGGAGATCCCTGTCGACAAGGAGAACGCGGACATCCTCTACACCGTAAACGCCCGGGAGCCTAAACACTATCCCGAGGATCTGGCGGAGGCGGCGGTGCTCTTCCATCTGGCGGGTGAGAACTGGACCGTTCCCAGTGAAGGTTGGGAGGAGACCAGTCTTGCCATGTTCGCCGGGGACTGGGAGGGGTGCAAGCTGCAAGTTCAGTCGGTATATGATGCCATGAAGCGTCTGAACCCCAAACGGATGGTCGTCACCGAGTGCGGTCACGCCTACCGCGCCACCGTCATCGAAGGCCCTTACTGGGCCGGCCTGAAGGACGGCCAAACCCCCATTCCCAGTCTTCATTATGTCGAGTGGGTGGCCGAAGCCCTGAGGACCGGAAAGCTCAAGATCGATCCGGCCAAGCGGATCAAGGAGCCGGTAACCTATCAGGATTCCTGCAACTATATCCGTAACGCCGGTCTGGCCGACTGCGCGCGTGAAATCATGAGCTATATTGCCGAGGATTTTCGCGAAATGACCCCCAACCGCGAGCATAATTTCTGCTGCGGCGGCGGCGGCGGTTTCAACGGCATCGGGCGATACCGGAAGGAGCGGAACATCGGACTGAAGGTCAAATGTGATCAGATCCTGGCCACCGGCGCAAAACTGGTCATCTCACCGTGCCATAACTGCTGGGATGCCATCCGTGATCTGGAAGAGGTTTTTGAGGTCGGCATCCGGTGGAGCTTCCTCAAGCCGCTTCTGTTGAAAATGGTCATCGTTCCGGATCATCTGAAGCCGTCTGAGGAGGAATAATCTCGAATCATGAATCAGGTCACGCTGAAGGCCGACGGTACCCTGGCGGAAGGGGGTAAGGCGGCGGAGGCCGACCCCCTGTTGTATCTGGGGTGCCAGGTGGTCCTCGAGGAAGCCTGCACCCTCAGAAGTGTTTTTCGGATGCTGGAGCGATACCCGGCCTATCAGAAACTGAACGCCTTCTGGCCCTCTTATCTGGCACAGTTTCACAACAGTCCGGATTCAGGATGCCTTTACGACGGATTCAGATTTTTGGAATTTTCAAAGAACGTCGAGATGATCGGATTTCCGGGAAAGCCCCGCGTGGAAATCTACAACTCCTTTTACGGCGTTGGAGATGGCGGGGAGGCGGTGATGCTCAGGTCCGTCCCTCTGGAAAATTTGCTGGACATGCCGGTCAAGCTGGGCCGTCTGAAACATATCGTATTCGGTGATCGGGTTGATGTGCTGGCATTTGACACGGTTTTCAATCTCTTTGAATTGATCGACGGGATTCTATGGGAACTTGGCTTTCAGGGGACGCTGATGGCCTGTGAATTGAGGAGGTAAACAATGTTCAAGAAGATATTATTTGCAACGACGGCCACGCCGGCTTGCGACAATGCAGCCCATGTCGCCTTTGATCTGGCCAGGAAATATCAGTCGGAACTGACGGTCCTGCATGTTTTCGGCCGCCCGTCACGAGGATTCAGCGCCACGGTCACCGACAGCAGAAGCGGTGAGGAAGACTATGTGGATGCCGATTACGTGGAATGGGTCAAGGATGAGATGAAGACCTATTATGCCGAACAGAGCAAGGCATCCGGTGTGGAACCGACGATGTTGCCGGTGGTGGGCATCCCCCACACCGAGATCCTGCGCTACCTTCGCAAATCGGACGTCGATCTGTTGATTATGGGTGCCCACTCCCGACAGGAGGATCCCGGCGCCACCCGCTATCGGAGTGTTGTGGGCAGCACAATGCAGCGGGTCGCCAAGGCCGCCCGATGTCCGGTTTTAATCGTGAGCCGCCCGTGCACTACCTGCCTCTGGTATTTTTCCAATATCATTTTCGGAACGGATTTTACGAAGGCATCGGATTCCGCTTTTAAATTCGCTTTTAAACTCTGTAAGGAAATCGGGGCAAAGCTCTATATGTTTCATGCCCTGGATCTCAGCAGCGTTCAGTCGGGAACCGTCCTCGAACAGTCGGAGATCGAGGCGATGATCAAGGCGGCCCAAAGAAAGATGGAACTCAAATATGTCTCCCAGATGGGCGATTACGACAACTATGAGATTGAAATATGGGAAGGGATCCCCTATGTCGAAATCCTGAAGTATGCCCGGGAGAAAAACGGCGATCTCATTGTCATGGCTCACCACACGAGAGAGATCGATCCCGAGCAGGCGCTCCTGGGAAGCACGGTAGAGCAGGTGGTCCTCAGGGCATCCTGCCCGGTGGCGAGCGTGAACCGTCCAGACAAGGTGTCGGATTAGTCGATTTCCAAATGGGGAGATCGGGTTTTCATACGGGGTTTCCATGAAGAAGAAAAAGGTTCTGGTTGTAGACGATGAACTGGACATGAGGATCTATATTTCAACGGTCTTCGAGACGAGTGGGTATGAAGCGGTCACGGCGAGAGACGGAAAAGACGGTCTGGCCAAAGCCAGAAAGTTGCTCCCGGACCTGATCATTCTGGATATCATGATGCCGGGGGAAGGGGGCGTCCTCATGTACCGGCATCTGAAATCCGACGATGTCTTGAAAGATATCCCCGTTCTGATGCTCTCCGGGGTCGGGAAACAGACCTTTTTTCATTACCTGAAGATGATGAATATTCAGCCGGACGACGCCATCCCCGAACCTGAAGCCTATGTCGAAAAGCCGCCCAAGCCGAATGAATTGCTGGAGATTGCGGAATCCTTGCTTCGGCCGGCGGCTTGAGACGTTCTTTCCCGTCATTATCCATTCGTTGCTTCCATGTCGTCCAAAGCGTCCCCCTTGGCGTTAACTTCTTACCAGGTGGTTCCATATGGACAAACGACTCTTGCTGGTAGATGACGAAGACGATATCCGGGAAATCCTTTCCATTTATCTTGCCGATCTGGGGTATGCCGTCGATGCGGTCGCCGACGGCGTCGAAGCCCTCGAAGTGTATCGCCGAGAGCGACCGCCTCTCGTCATTACCGATATCAAGATGCCCGGCATCGACGGCATCGATCTCCTGAGGGAGATCAAGCAGATGGATTCGGACACGGAAGTTATTATGATCACCGGCCACGGCGATCTTGATCTGGCCATCAAGAGCTTGAAGCACGAGGCCACCGATTTCATCACCAAGCCCATCAACCATGACATCCTCGATCTGGCGGTCAACCGTGCCTGGGAAAAGATCACCATGCGCCGGCAAATCCGCGAACACACCGAAAATATCCATCGTCTGGTTCAGGAAGAGCTGCGCGTCACCCGCCATAAGTACCATCAGCTTTTCGAAGCGGCACCCTGTTATATCACCGTTCAGGATCGACACCTCAAGATTACCGAAAGCAATCGGCTTTTCAAGTCCCACTTCGGCGACGCCGCCGGTCTGAGTTGCTATGCCGCCTACAAACACCGACAGGAGCCATGTCCGGAATGCCCGGTGTTGATGACGTTCGATGACGGAGAGTCCCACCGGACCGAGACGGTCGTAACAGCGAAGGACGGCCGCCAATACAATGTGCTGATTACCACGGCGCCCCTTCGGGATGCCGCCGGTCGGATCACCCATGTCATGGAGATGTCCATCGATATCACCCAGATTCGGCAGCTCCAGGATCAGCTCACCAATCTGGGACTGTTGATCAGCTCGGTTTCCCACGGGGTCAAGGGCTTGCTGACCGGCATGGACGGCGGCATCTATATGCTGCGGTCCGGGATCAGGAAGGAGGACATCGCGTTGATGGAAGAGGGGATGGAGATTGTGAGGCAGATGGGGATGCGACTCCGCAAGCAGGTGCTCGACATCCTCTATTACGCCAAAACCCGAGAGCTTCAGACCGAGAAGGTCGAGGTGCAGGCCTTTGCCGAAAGCGTCGCCAATACCGTCGTTCCCAAGGCCGAAGCCGCCGGCGTCGCGTTCGTTCGGATGTTCGATCCTTCGCCGGGCGTCATGGAAATCGATCCGGACGTGGCGACGGCCGCCCTGGTCAACATCCTTGAAAACGCCATCGACGCCTGCAGCGAGAAGATGGACAAGGCTGCCCACCAGGTCGTGTTCACTGTCAAGGGTGAACCTGATGCAGTGCTTTTTGAGGTCCAGGACGACGGCATCGGCATGGACCGTGAAACCCGTGAGAAGATGTTTACCTTGTTTTTTTCCAGCAAGGGAAACAAGGGCACCGGTCTGGGACTCTTCATCGCCCACAAAATGGTCGATCAGCACGGGGGAGATATTACCGTGGACTCCACGCCGGGGAAGGGGAGCCGGTTTCGAATACGACTGCCGAGGATGCAACCCGGGAAGAATGCGCGACCGTTGAACGGGGGATGAACCATGCAGGTTAATCTGCCTATTCTTTTGCTTTTACTGTGTGTCGGAACGCTGGTTTGCTTCCTGATGCTCAAATTGGTTCGACAGCGTCGGGAGTACCGTATCCTGTTTGAAAGCGTACCCTGCACGATCTCCATTCAGAACAAGAACTTCGAAATTATTCGATACAACCGTGAATTTGCCGACACCTTCGACATCAGCCAGGGGAAATACTGCTACACGGTCTATAAGGGCCTCCGTGAGCGGTGTGTGTCCTGCCCCGTTTCCAGGACCTTCAATGACGGCAAATCGCATTACAGCGAGGAGGAGCGGACCAACAAGGATGGATCGAAGAAGTTCTGGATCGTCAAGACCGCACCCATCCGCAACACCAAGGGCGAGATAACGGCCGCCATCGAGATGTGTCTGGATGTGACCCATCGAAAGGAACTCGAAGAGGAGCTTTCCCGATCCGAAAAGAAGTATTACGCTATTTTTAACAACATTCCCAATCCGGTATTTGTTCTGGATCCCGATTCTCATCGAATTCTGGATTGCAACCGGAGTGTCGAGGCGGTTTACGGCTATGCGCAATCCGAGGTTATCAGCCGTTCCTTTCTCGACTTTTTCGTTGAAGAGGACAAATCTCATTACGAGTTCAATCTCAACAAAGCCAGCGAGATTAATCAGGTCAAGCAGGTGACCAAAGACGGAGCGATTCGCTTTGTCAACATCCGGATTTCGCCTACCGAATTTCTGGGGCAGCACGTGCTTCTCGTGACCGCAGGCGATATCACCAAGCGACTCGAGGCCGAGCATCAGCTTTCCCAGGCCAGTAAGCTTGCGACATTGGGCGAGATGGCAACCGGCGTCGCCCATGAATTGAACCAGCCCCTTACCGTCATCAAAATGGCCAGTACCTTTTTTATGAAAAAGATCAGCCAGAACGAGGCGATACCGGCGGAGATTTTGCGCAATATGTCCGAGAAGATCAGTAACAACATCGATCGGGCGAATCGGATCATCAATCACATGCGGGATTTCGCCAGAAAATCGGATATGCGGCTGGACAAGGTCCAGGTCAACGATGTCCTGGGAAAAGCCTTTGAAATCTTCAGCCAGCAATTCAAGTTGAGGCAGATCGCGGTGACCTGGGAGCTACAAAAGAATCTTCCCGTCATCATGGCCGATGCGGGCCGGCTGGAACAGGTTTTCATCAATCTTCTGGTCAATGCCCGCGACAGCATCGAGAAAAGATGGGCCAAGTCAGACCCGAATGCCGTTTCCGAAAAGCGGATTTTTTTGAAGACGGCCCTGAAAGGCAAAAAGGTGGTCGTTGAGGTGGAAGACACCGGTACGGGGATTCCCAAAGGCATTCAGAACAAGATCTTCGAGCCCTTCTTCACAACGAAGGAGGTGGGAAAGGGAACAGGTCTTGGGCTTTCCATCAGCTACGGTATCGTCAAGGATTTTCACGGCGAGATCCGGTTGTGCGACCCTTTTCACGGCGGTGCGTGTTTCCATTTGGAATTTCCCATCCATCAACTGACACAAGATGTGGAACATGGAAAAAAATAAAATATTGCTGGTCGATGACGAAGAAGATATCCGGGATATTCTGGGGATCGTGCTTACGGATATGGGATATCGGATCTATTCCGCAAAAGATGGTGAAGAAGCCCTGCGGATATTCGATCGGGAACTCCCGTCGATAGTGCTGACCGACATCAAGATGCCGGGAATGGACGGCATCGAACTCCTGAGGGAAATCAAGCGTCGGGCACCCGAGACGGAAGTGATCATGATCACCGGTCACGGGGACATGGAATTGGCGGTTAAAAGCTTGAAATACGAGGCAACGGATTTCATCACCAAACCCATCAACGACGATATTCTGGAAATTGCCCTCAGGCGGGCCAACGAACGCATCGTCATGAAGAAACAGCTCACGATGTACACCGAAAACCTGGAGCGGTTGGTGGAGGAAAAGACCCGAAAGCTGGTGGAGACCGAGCGTCTGGCGGCCATCGGCCAGACGGCGGCCGGATTGGCCCATGCCATCAAGAATATCACCGGGGCGCTGGCCGGCGGCGTTTTCGTGCTGGACAAGGGGTTCGAACTGGGGAACCGTCAATACATCCGGAAGGGATGGAAAATCGTCAAGAAAAATGTTAAAAAAATCAATAATGTCGCTGTTGAGTTGCTGAATTTTGCCAGTGAAAGAAACCCCAGCTACCAGCATTGCGATCCCAATGGACCGGCGCGGGAGATTTACGAACTGATCAAGCCCCAGGCGAGGGAATACGGCATCACCTTTCATCTGAAGGTGGATGAAGACCTCCCCTATGTCTGGTTCGATCCCGATGGAATCCACCGGGCCCTCCTGAATCTCGTCACCAATGCCATGTATGCGTGCATGGACATTCGATGTACGCTCAAGAAAAAGGAGATCACGCTTCGTACCTTGCGGTCTCCCGGCTGGGCCGTCGAATATCAGGTGGAAGACACCGGCTGCGGGATGGAGGAGGAGATAAGGGGCAGGATTTTCCGGAATTTTTTCAGCACTAAAGGTTATGACGGAACCGGTATGGGTCTCATGATCACCAAGAAAATCATCGATGAGCACGGCGGAACCATCGAGGTCCGTTCCCAAAAAGAGGTTGGAACGATCTTCTCGATCCGGCTGCCGCAAACGCGTCGAATGGATTGAGCGGAGGATATCATGATCCGGAAGCCCGCGGTTTCAGGTTTAGGCGACGGGTCGATCAACATGGAGAGAGAGCGTTAGTTATGGAACAAGCCTACAGCATCGTTATTGTCGAGGATCATCGTATTCTTCGGGAAGGACTCCGTTCCCTTCTTTCTCAAAATCCGGATTTCAACATCGTCGGAGAGGCGGAAAACGGACTTGATGCGATCCGACGCGTCCGGGAACTCATGCCGGATTTGGTCCTGATCGACCTTTCCATGCCCAAGATGGACGGCCTTGACGCCATTCGCGAGATCAAGGGGGAGTTTCCCGACATCAAGTTGCTGGTGCTCACCGTACACAAGGCCGAGGAGTATGTGTTCGCTGCCCTAAAGGCCGGGGCGAACGGCTACCTGCTGAAGGACAGCACCTATACGGAACTCCGGTTGGCCATCGAAAACGTGTTGGCCGGGCGGACCTATCTCAGCCCGGGTGTTTCGGAGAAGTTGGTGGCCTCCTACCTGGAAGGCAAGAAACCGCCTCAGAGCGAGTCCTCTCTGGATGCCCTCACCCAGAGGGAGCGACAAATCCTCAAGATGATCGCCGAGGGCCACAAAAACCGAAAGATCGCGGAATATCTCTGCATCAGCGTCAAGACTGTCGAAAAGCACCGTTCCAACCTTATGAAAAAGCTGGATCTCCACAATGCTTCGGAACTCACCGCATACGCTATCGAAAACGACCTCATTACCCAATGAGGTACTCCTGAAGCTGATGCCGGGCCTCTGCGAAGCACGTCAATAAGACCTTACGCATGAGTAACCCCATCGGGCTTCCACCCGGGTGCCCTTGCCCGGAGACGACGTGATGCGGAACGACCCTCCCGAGAGTTCGGCGCGTTCTTTCATTCCGGTCAGACCAAAAGCCAGAGCCGAAGATCCCGAGGTCATGAACCGGTCCACGCTGAATCCGCGTCCGTTGTCCTCAATCCGTAATTCAAGAGCATTGTCCTTTTTCCCCAGGTAGATCGACACTGCTCCGGCGTCGGCATATTTGGCGATATTGTTCATGGCTTCCTGAACAATCCTGAAGATGATGATCTTGAGGGTTTCGGGTACCTGATCCTCCTCGATCTCAATGGTTTTCGTCAGGCGGATATGGGAGTAGACGGAAGTGAACTGCCTGCAGAACCATCCGATGGTGGCCAGAATGCCCAGATCGTCGAGAATGGAGGGGCGCAGGTTCATGATGATGTTGCGGATTTCTTCCGAACTTTCCTGCAGAAGGGGCACCAGCGCATCCAGACTTTTGATCGCCTGGCGGGCCACTTTGCCGTCGAGCTGTTGGATAACGGTCTCTACCATGAACTTGACGGCGGAAAGGCATTGACCGATGCCGTCGTGGAGATCCGCGGCGATGCGTTTCCGCTCCGCTTCCTGAGCGTTCAGGAGACGGCTGGAAAGAACTTCCAGGTCCCGGGTCCGCTCTCTGACGCGCCGTTCCAGTTTGTCCCGGGCCTCGCGAAGAGCAACCTCCTTTCGCTTACGGTCCCTTTCCACATCAATGCTGTGAAGGGCGTAGGCGATGTCGTCCGCCACATCCTTGAAGAGTTCGTGCTCCTCAGGATCCTGACTGTAGGCAATTGGAACGGAGACTGTGAGAATACCGTATATGCGGCCGTCATGTTCGAGCCGGGCCGAGATGGACCCCCTTCCGTCATACATATAGGATACCGGGCAGTTGAGGCATTCCCGGCACGGATTCGTGGTGACCAGAAACCGGTCTTCACTCAGCACCATGTGACAGCATCGCGGCATGCGGTCGTTCTCGATTTTTTGGAGGATTTTCTGGAAATCCGCGCCCAGGCCCGCTTCCGAACCCGTGGTAACGCGCCCGTGTTCATCCACCAGGACGATCCAGGCATTGTGGAAGCTCCGCTTTTCGATAAGACTCGAGCAGATGCCCTGGATCAGCGATTGAGGGTCCTTTTCCTTGATGATGAGTCGGCTGACATCGCGGATGGAGCTCAACACCGCATTGAGGTGGCTGATCTTGTCCTTTTCTTCGCGGCGCTGGGCGATCCGGTTTTTCAGCCCCTCGACCCGGGTCGCCAGTTCTAAGCATTCGTTGTAGATTGACGTGTCATTCATGGTATGATCGACTATTCGGGAATAGGGTTGTTCTCAATAAACTACTGTATAGTGTTTAAATTGAAAATACAACGCGCATTTTCAGCAGATAGGCGACGTCAAGGGCGTTAAGTTCGGTGTCTGTCCGTCGTTGACGGCGGGCATGGCATTTTCAGGAATGTCGGCCGGAAAGAAGGGTGTAAGCGGTTGGGATCCTGGGATCTACTGCAGGCAGTTCGGATCTACAGTCATTGAGGTTCTTCAGTACGGCAATGACGGCAGGGCGACCTGGGAAGCCGGACGGATCAGGGGGTCGGCTCCACCCGAATGGCGTACCGGCGGCCCCCCATGCGGAGAATGTAGGCATTGTCTTCCCCCTCGAGCATACGCGAGAGTTTGAGAAGGCCCCGTTCGCTGAATTTTATCCGTTCATCTTCCCGCATGATATAAAGCTGGTCGGCTTTGATAAAAAGTGTTTCCGGGGAAAGGGGCAGGGTTTCGCCGGTGTTGAGGTGGAGACGGATCGGGTCGGCATCTTCGACGTCGACGACGAAGAGGGGTGTGTCTTCATAAGAAAAATAGACTTTCTCAATATAGTCGCCGTTGACCTGGGTCAGAAAGTAGCCGGCATCGTCCTTCCGGATGGATCGGTTGAAGTGATCGATGATGCTCTTCTTCTGAAAGGGT harbors:
- a CDS encoding response regulator, translating into MKKKKVLVVDDELDMRIYISTVFETSGYEAVTARDGKDGLAKARKLLPDLIILDIMMPGEGGVLMYRHLKSDDVLKDIPVLMLSGVGKQTFFHYLKMMNIQPDDAIPEPEAYVEKPPKPNELLEIAESLLRPAA
- a CDS encoding response regulator, encoding MDKRLLLVDDEDDIREILSIYLADLGYAVDAVADGVEALEVYRRERPPLVITDIKMPGIDGIDLLREIKQMDSDTEVIMITGHGDLDLAIKSLKHEATDFITKPINHDILDLAVNRAWEKITMRRQIREHTENIHRLVQEELRVTRHKYHQLFEAAPCYITVQDRHLKITESNRLFKSHFGDAAGLSCYAAYKHRQEPCPECPVLMTFDDGESHRTETVVTAKDGRQYNVLITTAPLRDAAGRITHVMEMSIDITQIRQLQDQLTNLGLLISSVSHGVKGLLTGMDGGIYMLRSGIRKEDIALMEEGMEIVRQMGMRLRKQVLDILYYAKTRELQTEKVEVQAFAESVANTVVPKAEAAGVAFVRMFDPSPGVMEIDPDVATAALVNILENAIDACSEKMDKAAHQVVFTVKGEPDAVLFEVQDDGIGMDRETREKMFTLFFSSKGNKGTGLGLFIAHKMVDQHGGDITVDSTPGKGSRFRIRLPRMQPGKNARPLNGG
- a CDS encoding PAS domain-containing sensor histidine kinase, giving the protein MQVNLPILLLLLCVGTLVCFLMLKLVRQRREYRILFESVPCTISIQNKNFEIIRYNREFADTFDISQGKYCYTVYKGLRERCVSCPVSRTFNDGKSHYSEEERTNKDGSKKFWIVKTAPIRNTKGEITAAIEMCLDVTHRKELEEELSRSEKKYYAIFNNIPNPVFVLDPDSHRILDCNRSVEAVYGYAQSEVISRSFLDFFVEEDKSHYEFNLNKASEINQVKQVTKDGAIRFVNIRISPTEFLGQHVLLVTAGDITKRLEAEHQLSQASKLATLGEMATGVAHELNQPLTVIKMASTFFMKKISQNEAIPAEILRNMSEKISNNIDRANRIINHMRDFARKSDMRLDKVQVNDVLGKAFEIFSQQFKLRQIAVTWELQKNLPVIMADAGRLEQVFINLLVNARDSIEKRWAKSDPNAVSEKRIFLKTALKGKKVVVEVEDTGTGIPKGIQNKIFEPFFTTKEVGKGTGLGLSISYGIVKDFHGEIRLCDPFHGGACFHLEFPIHQLTQDVEHGKK
- a CDS encoding sensor histidine kinase, which encodes MEKNKILLVDDEEDIRDILGIVLTDMGYRIYSAKDGEEALRIFDRELPSIVLTDIKMPGMDGIELLREIKRRAPETEVIMITGHGDMELAVKSLKYEATDFITKPINDDILEIALRRANERIVMKKQLTMYTENLERLVEEKTRKLVETERLAAIGQTAAGLAHAIKNITGALAGGVFVLDKGFELGNRQYIRKGWKIVKKNVKKINNVAVELLNFASERNPSYQHCDPNGPAREIYELIKPQAREYGITFHLKVDEDLPYVWFDPDGIHRALLNLVTNAMYACMDIRCTLKKKEITLRTLRSPGWAVEYQVEDTGCGMEEEIRGRIFRNFFSTKGYDGTGMGLMITKKIIDEHGGTIEVRSQKEVGTIFSIRLPQTRRMD
- a CDS encoding response regulator, with the translated sequence MEQAYSIVIVEDHRILREGLRSLLSQNPDFNIVGEAENGLDAIRRVRELMPDLVLIDLSMPKMDGLDAIREIKGEFPDIKLLVLTVHKAEEYVFAALKAGANGYLLKDSTYTELRLAIENVLAGRTYLSPGVSEKLVASYLEGKKPPQSESSLDALTQRERQILKMIAEGHKNRKIAEYLCISVKTVEKHRSNLMKKLDLHNASELTAYAIENDLITQ